The following coding sequences are from one Hydra vulgaris chromosome 04, alternate assembly HydraT2T_AEP window:
- the LOC136079556 gene encoding uncharacterized protein LOC136079556 translates to MVRWKEPEFSNRFVVRVGEFHTMMSFMTAIAKRFDGFGFKDIVIESGLVAEGVIKGILTGKHYYRSIMVHIFMFEALSRLRFESFLNSLDVDNRREVEDFCLLLMELHGTSEFHWYIESGLFVEIRVIMIEISIPASVGIIKSTKSKLINILEDKCIDKLLVDIPKNNALILDGMAILQIIKPIPENFEKLSRLIFTMVINFAISQIELTLLRTGIEILLSNTPSDKDELNLVSRMLLYLGLIKKYPNNGRSL, encoded by the exons atgGTTCGGTGGAAGGAACCTGAGTTTTCGAATAGATTTGTAGTAAGAGTTGGCGAATTTCATACTATGATGTCATTTATGACTGCTATTGCTAAAAGATTTGATGGATTCGGTTTTAAg GATATTGTCATTGAATCTGGTCTAGTGGCAGAGGGAGTAATTAAAGGTATTCTCACAGGTAAACACTATTACAGAAGCATAATGGTGCATATATTCATGTTTGAAGCTTTAAGTCGCCTTAGATTTGAATCATTCTTGAACTCCTTGGATGTTGACAACCGACGTGAAGTAGAGGATTTCTGCTTGTTATTAATGGAATTACATGGAACTTCTGAATTCCACTGGTATATTGAAAGTGGTTTGTTTGTTGAAATTAGAGTAATTATGATTGAAATTAGTATTCCCGCCTCAGTTGGTATCATAAAATCAACGAAGTCGAAGCTTATAAATATACTCGAAGATAAATGTATCGATAAGTTATTAGTGGATATTCCTAAAAACAACGCATTAATTTTGGACGGTATGGCTATATTGCAAATAATTAAACCTATACCCGAAAATTTTGAGAAACTCAGTCGATTGATATTCACTATGGTAATTAATTTTGCCATAAGTCAAATAGAGTTGACTTTGTTACGGACAGGTATcgaaatattattatcaaacaCGCCGAGCGACAAAGACGAGCTGAATCTGGTGTCCAGAATGTTACTATATTTGGGCCTGATCAAAAAGTACCCAAACAATGGAAGAAGTTTATGA